A single region of the Pygocentrus nattereri isolate fPygNat1 chromosome 27, fPygNat1.pri, whole genome shotgun sequence genome encodes:
- the ap5z1 gene encoding AP-5 complex subunit zeta-1 isoform X2, which translates to MFAPGTESLVKQAREIQEEELQRFYGRISKHLLSNKEVAVEVVDSLQRLHLIVSATKYARTLPPDLIKKLQTLLRSLSCPEQFQILSSAILRESLPLSLHTLSTELSQDSRALSYMASVVLSQAGNKEDLLPLCQHLLKFLESRQPEVQVPKHTLPILSKIFSFSPKILSEDQVNVVSRKLADWLRYASVHQGASMSSGGFFTSPRIRQPAPMTEVDGAVAGDFFTVLCVGQSYTEDQWMNMYTFSMMKNWLLTYDTEGTSNAESDDRSEVDSSVMSMVSATSSSSRLLPPKERLREKAFEYCHRLIEQSDRKALKRTDAELQKACLVESVAIMDIICNEDASYVYRAFPCIKALYGRLSPDLAFARALLPIAQFYLNHSETAAVDSEAVFYQVFTRFPAELFNEPMLAFEFVHFCLHNVSVLQEKVVIYRHSFPNLLKFLAWNSPGLISEYVELLPSLLAPETAIELLHSLLDLPCLAAALDLQHRSSCYPALDRAVWDQQGSKITASLDAFRQPSYRGLFLYILRPEAGTGDTIDRLSTLHEALEGMVESPRVVRCAQIVPVLLHIYFNTVTQMADEKLLNQLLLVLLERSSLLFNIKNFSTEVQRVFSTHLQTLCKLHPPLIVDQYKELLEFVSTTTSIYSKENFYTHAVWVIGEYLSVSYDPRCTVELITSFFEGIEAVLFEITQVRQSSSPPCYSPRLLTVLMTALAKLASRSQDLIPRASLLLSKMRSFARSGPVAVYFSEEDTEEIITRAHELINLLKLPNVAQFVLAPSTHGDSPRWHRDTNAGLPQRMRAISGLLHNHSNFLPA; encoded by the exons ATGTTCGCTCCGGGAACAGAGAGTCTGGTGAAGCAGGCAAG AGAAATACAGGAAGAAGAGCTGCAGAGGTTTTATGGCCGTATATCAAAACATCTTCTGTCCAATAAAGAAGTTGCAGTGGAGGTGGTGGATTCTCTTCAGAGGCTTCATTTGATCGTTTCTGCCACGAAATATGCCAGAAC GCTTCCGCCAGACCTCATTAAAAAGCTCCAGACCCTGCTTCGCTCTCTGTCATGTCCAGAGCAGTTTCAAATTCTGTCCTCTGCCATCCTGAGAGAAAGCCTGCCCCTCAGTTTGCACACCCTCTCCACAGAACTCAGCCAGGATAGCAGAGCACTCAGCTATATGGCCAGCGTGGTGCTCTCCCAG GCTGGCAACAAAGAGGATCTGCTTCCTCTCTGTCAGCATTTGCTGAAGTTTCTGGAGTCAAGACAACCTGAGGTGCAGGTTCCTAAACATACACTCCCCATTCTCTCCAAAATTTTCAGCTTCTCTCCAAAGATTCTCAGTGAAG ATCAGGTGAATGTGGTCAGTCGGAAGTTGGCCGATTGGTTGCGGTATGCCAGTGTCCATCAGGGAGCCTCCATGTCCTCTGGGGGATTTTTCACCAGTCCCAGAATACGTCAG CCAGCCCCAATGACCGAAGTGGACGGTGCAGTGGCCGGAGACTTCTTCACTGTTCTATGTGTGGGCCAGAGCTACACTGAAGACCAGTGGATGAACATGTACACCTTTTCCATGATGAAGAACTGGCTGCTCACTTATGACACAGAAGGAACCTCCAATGCAGAATCAG ATGACCGCTCTGAGGTGGACAGCTCAGTGATGTCCATGGTATCAGCCACCTCCTCATCAAGCCGACTCCTTCCTCCAAAGGAGCGGCTCAGAGAGAAAGCCTTTGAGTACTGTCACCGCCTGATTGAGCAGAGTGACCGGA AGGCTCTGAAAAGAACTGATGCGGAGCTACAGAAAGCA TGCCTTGTGGAGTCAGTTGCCATAATGGACATCATCTGTAATGAGGATGCCTCCTATGTGTATCGTGCCTTCCCCTGTATCAAAGCACTGTATGGCAGGCTGAGTCCGGACCTGGCCTTTGCCCGAGCACTGCTCCCAATAGCTCAGTTCTACCTCAACCACA gtgAGACTGCTGCTGTGGATTCCGAGGCTGTTTTCTACCAAGTGTTTACCCGGTTCCCCGCGGAGCTCTTCAATGAACCGATGCTGGCCTTTGAGTTTGTGCACTTTTGTCTCCACAATGTGAGTGTCCTGCAGGAGAAAGTGGTGATCTACAGGCATAGCTTCCCCAACCTGCTCAAG TTCTTGGCGTGGAACAGCCCAGGTCTGATCTCTGAGTATGTGGAGCTGCTGCCCTCTCTGTTGGCGCCTGAGACAGCGATCGAGCTACTCCATTCGCTGCTGGATCTGCCCTGCCTGGCCGCTGCCCTGGACCTACAGCACAG ATCATCATGTTACCCAGCTCTAGATCGTGCTGTCTGGGACCAGCAGGGTTCCAAGATCACTGCTTCTCTAGATGCCTTCCGCCAGCCCTCTTACAGAGgactgtttctgtacattctcaGACCTGAAGCAGGGACTGGGGACACCATTGACCG GTTGAGCACCCTTCACGAGGCTTTGGAGGGAATGGTAGAGAGTCCGCGAGTTGTGCGCTGTGCCCAGATTGTCCCTGTGCTGCTGCACATCTACTTCAACACAGTCACTCAG ATGGCAGATGAAAAGCTGTTAAACCAGTTGCTGCTGGTCCTGCTGGAGAGAAGCAGCCTCCTTTTCAACATAAAGAACTTCAGCACTGAAGTGCAGAG AGTGTTTAGCACACACCTGCAGACCCTGTGCAAACTGCACCCTCCGCTGATTGTGGATCAGTATAAGGAGCTGCTGGAATTTGTCAGCACAACTACCAGCATCTACAGTAAAGAGAACTTCTACACACATGCG GTGTGGGTAATAGGAGAGTATCTGTCAGTGTCCTACGACCCTCGCTGTACTGTGGAGCTGATCACCTCTTTTTTTGAGGGGATAGAAGCAGTGTTATTTGAGATCACACAGGTGCGTCAGTCTTCCAGCCCCCCGTGCTACTCTCCACGCCTCCTCACTGTCCTGATGACCGCACTGGCTAAGTTGGCCTCCCGCAGTCAGGACCTCATCCCTCG ggcATCACTCTTGCTGTCTAAGATGCGTTCGTTCGCGCGCAGTGGGCCTGTAGCTGTGTACTTTAGTGAGGAGGATACTGAGGAGATCATCACACGAGCCCACGAACTCATCAACCTGCTCAAGCTGCCCAATGTGGCTCAGTTTGTACTGGCCCCATCTACCCATGGAGACAGCCCCCGCTGGCACAGAGACACTAACGCTGGCCTGCCCCAGCGCATGAGAGCCATCAGTGGCCTCCTGCACAACCACTCCAACTTTCTGCCTGCATAG
- the ap5z1 gene encoding AP-5 complex subunit zeta-1 isoform X1 produces the protein MFAPGTESLVKQAREIQEEELQRFYGRISKHLLSNKEVAVEVVDSLQRLHLIVSATKYARTLPPDLIKKLQTLLRSLSCPEQFQILSSAILRESLPLSLHTLSTELSQDSRALSYMASVVLSQAGNKEDLLPLCQHLLKFLESRQPEVQVPKHTLPILSKIFSFSPKILSEDQVNVVSRKLADWLRYASVHQGASMSSGGFFTSPRIRQPAPMTEVDGAVAGDFFTVLCVGQSYTEDQWMNMYTFSMMKNWLLTYDTEGTSNAESAQLKRTQVIQTSHQDDRSEVDSSVMSMVSATSSSSRLLPPKERLREKAFEYCHRLIEQSDRKALKRTDAELQKACLVESVAIMDIICNEDASYVYRAFPCIKALYGRLSPDLAFARALLPIAQFYLNHSETAAVDSEAVFYQVFTRFPAELFNEPMLAFEFVHFCLHNVSVLQEKVVIYRHSFPNLLKFLAWNSPGLISEYVELLPSLLAPETAIELLHSLLDLPCLAAALDLQHRSSCYPALDRAVWDQQGSKITASLDAFRQPSYRGLFLYILRPEAGTGDTIDRLSTLHEALEGMVESPRVVRCAQIVPVLLHIYFNTVTQMADEKLLNQLLLVLLERSSLLFNIKNFSTEVQRVFSTHLQTLCKLHPPLIVDQYKELLEFVSTTTSIYSKENFYTHAVWVIGEYLSVSYDPRCTVELITSFFEGIEAVLFEITQVRQSSSPPCYSPRLLTVLMTALAKLASRSQDLIPRASLLLSKMRSFARSGPVAVYFSEEDTEEIITRAHELINLLKLPNVAQFVLAPSTHGDSPRWHRDTNAGLPQRMRAISGLLHNHSNFLPA, from the exons ATGTTCGCTCCGGGAACAGAGAGTCTGGTGAAGCAGGCAAG AGAAATACAGGAAGAAGAGCTGCAGAGGTTTTATGGCCGTATATCAAAACATCTTCTGTCCAATAAAGAAGTTGCAGTGGAGGTGGTGGATTCTCTTCAGAGGCTTCATTTGATCGTTTCTGCCACGAAATATGCCAGAAC GCTTCCGCCAGACCTCATTAAAAAGCTCCAGACCCTGCTTCGCTCTCTGTCATGTCCAGAGCAGTTTCAAATTCTGTCCTCTGCCATCCTGAGAGAAAGCCTGCCCCTCAGTTTGCACACCCTCTCCACAGAACTCAGCCAGGATAGCAGAGCACTCAGCTATATGGCCAGCGTGGTGCTCTCCCAG GCTGGCAACAAAGAGGATCTGCTTCCTCTCTGTCAGCATTTGCTGAAGTTTCTGGAGTCAAGACAACCTGAGGTGCAGGTTCCTAAACATACACTCCCCATTCTCTCCAAAATTTTCAGCTTCTCTCCAAAGATTCTCAGTGAAG ATCAGGTGAATGTGGTCAGTCGGAAGTTGGCCGATTGGTTGCGGTATGCCAGTGTCCATCAGGGAGCCTCCATGTCCTCTGGGGGATTTTTCACCAGTCCCAGAATACGTCAG CCAGCCCCAATGACCGAAGTGGACGGTGCAGTGGCCGGAGACTTCTTCACTGTTCTATGTGTGGGCCAGAGCTACACTGAAGACCAGTGGATGAACATGTACACCTTTTCCATGATGAAGAACTGGCTGCTCACTTATGACACAGAAGGAACCTCCAATGCAGAATCAG CTCAGCTAAAAAGAACACAGGTCATTCAAACTTCTCACCAAG ATGACCGCTCTGAGGTGGACAGCTCAGTGATGTCCATGGTATCAGCCACCTCCTCATCAAGCCGACTCCTTCCTCCAAAGGAGCGGCTCAGAGAGAAAGCCTTTGAGTACTGTCACCGCCTGATTGAGCAGAGTGACCGGA AGGCTCTGAAAAGAACTGATGCGGAGCTACAGAAAGCA TGCCTTGTGGAGTCAGTTGCCATAATGGACATCATCTGTAATGAGGATGCCTCCTATGTGTATCGTGCCTTCCCCTGTATCAAAGCACTGTATGGCAGGCTGAGTCCGGACCTGGCCTTTGCCCGAGCACTGCTCCCAATAGCTCAGTTCTACCTCAACCACA gtgAGACTGCTGCTGTGGATTCCGAGGCTGTTTTCTACCAAGTGTTTACCCGGTTCCCCGCGGAGCTCTTCAATGAACCGATGCTGGCCTTTGAGTTTGTGCACTTTTGTCTCCACAATGTGAGTGTCCTGCAGGAGAAAGTGGTGATCTACAGGCATAGCTTCCCCAACCTGCTCAAG TTCTTGGCGTGGAACAGCCCAGGTCTGATCTCTGAGTATGTGGAGCTGCTGCCCTCTCTGTTGGCGCCTGAGACAGCGATCGAGCTACTCCATTCGCTGCTGGATCTGCCCTGCCTGGCCGCTGCCCTGGACCTACAGCACAG ATCATCATGTTACCCAGCTCTAGATCGTGCTGTCTGGGACCAGCAGGGTTCCAAGATCACTGCTTCTCTAGATGCCTTCCGCCAGCCCTCTTACAGAGgactgtttctgtacattctcaGACCTGAAGCAGGGACTGGGGACACCATTGACCG GTTGAGCACCCTTCACGAGGCTTTGGAGGGAATGGTAGAGAGTCCGCGAGTTGTGCGCTGTGCCCAGATTGTCCCTGTGCTGCTGCACATCTACTTCAACACAGTCACTCAG ATGGCAGATGAAAAGCTGTTAAACCAGTTGCTGCTGGTCCTGCTGGAGAGAAGCAGCCTCCTTTTCAACATAAAGAACTTCAGCACTGAAGTGCAGAG AGTGTTTAGCACACACCTGCAGACCCTGTGCAAACTGCACCCTCCGCTGATTGTGGATCAGTATAAGGAGCTGCTGGAATTTGTCAGCACAACTACCAGCATCTACAGTAAAGAGAACTTCTACACACATGCG GTGTGGGTAATAGGAGAGTATCTGTCAGTGTCCTACGACCCTCGCTGTACTGTGGAGCTGATCACCTCTTTTTTTGAGGGGATAGAAGCAGTGTTATTTGAGATCACACAGGTGCGTCAGTCTTCCAGCCCCCCGTGCTACTCTCCACGCCTCCTCACTGTCCTGATGACCGCACTGGCTAAGTTGGCCTCCCGCAGTCAGGACCTCATCCCTCG ggcATCACTCTTGCTGTCTAAGATGCGTTCGTTCGCGCGCAGTGGGCCTGTAGCTGTGTACTTTAGTGAGGAGGATACTGAGGAGATCATCACACGAGCCCACGAACTCATCAACCTGCTCAAGCTGCCCAATGTGGCTCAGTTTGTACTGGCCCCATCTACCCATGGAGACAGCCCCCGCTGGCACAGAGACACTAACGCTGGCCTGCCCCAGCGCATGAGAGCCATCAGTGGCCTCCTGCACAACCACTCCAACTTTCTGCCTGCATAG